In Alteribacter lacisalsi, a genomic segment contains:
- a CDS encoding response regulator transcription factor: MKQHVLVVEDNERICYLVCTYLKKYGYDVAAASGAEEAKDTFLSFSPCLVILDLKLADGSGEELCTWIRAQERNEVSIIMLTAKSSSTEKIHGLKLGADDYVTKPFSPKELMARVQAVLRRGGQFCQKICHSGLVIKPRKGQVLLYGRPLKLTKHEFNLLYYFMENPGQVLTRDQLVHQIHPHNGRTIMDRTIDAHIKKLREKIEDTPASPQRILTVRGMGYQFHS; encoded by the coding sequence ATGAAACAGCATGTGCTGGTAGTGGAAGACAATGAGCGAATCTGTTACCTGGTGTGTACGTATCTAAAAAAATACGGTTACGATGTGGCTGCCGCTTCAGGCGCCGAAGAAGCCAAGGACACGTTCCTGTCATTTTCACCATGCCTTGTCATTCTTGATCTGAAGCTTGCTGACGGCAGTGGAGAAGAGCTTTGTACGTGGATCCGTGCCCAGGAAAGAAATGAAGTTTCAATCATTATGCTGACAGCTAAATCGAGCAGCACTGAAAAGATACATGGACTTAAGCTGGGAGCTGACGACTACGTCACAAAACCCTTCAGCCCGAAGGAACTGATGGCAAGAGTGCAAGCCGTTTTGAGACGGGGCGGTCAGTTCTGTCAGAAGATATGTCATTCTGGACTCGTCATAAAACCACGAAAAGGTCAGGTACTCCTTTACGGAAGACCCCTGAAATTGACAAAGCACGAATTTAATCTGCTCTATTATTTTATGGAAAATCCGGGACAGGTGCTGACCCGGGATCAGCTCGTGCACCAGATTCATCCCCATAATGGCCGCACGATCATGGACCGCACAATTGACGCTCACATAAAAAAACTGAGAGAAAAAATTGAGGATACTCCGGCCAGTCCCCAACGGATTTTAACTGTGAGGGGTATGGGTTATCAATTTCACTCTTAA
- a CDS encoding redoxin domain-containing protein: protein MKKAILILSFSALIGWTVYDTVEWQSENEETSVESEDQFEVEQESISTDPEEESGDADPDDKSVTGLQPGNMAPDFTLETLSGEKISLSDYRGEKVMVNFWATWCPPCRAEMPDMEEIYSEMDVEILAVNLTETEPDISHVQSFSEDFSLSFPILLDESIEVAGLYNIQPIPTSYFVDSEGKIHSASFGPMNHEMIRERFNQMN from the coding sequence ATGAAAAAAGCAATCCTGATTCTGTCTTTTTCAGCACTGATTGGATGGACAGTGTATGATACAGTTGAATGGCAGAGTGAAAATGAGGAAACATCGGTGGAATCAGAAGACCAGTTTGAAGTGGAACAGGAGTCCATCAGTACAGATCCGGAAGAAGAATCCGGAGATGCTGATCCGGATGATAAGAGCGTAACCGGCCTTCAGCCGGGAAACATGGCACCTGACTTCACACTTGAAACGCTGAGCGGAGAGAAGATCAGTCTCTCTGATTACCGCGGTGAAAAAGTAATGGTGAATTTCTGGGCTACCTGGTGCCCGCCATGCAGAGCAGAGATGCCGGATATGGAAGAGATTTATTCAGAAATGGATGTTGAAATTCTGGCAGTTAACCTGACAGAAACGGAACCGGACATCAGCCACGTTCAGTCATTCAGTGAAGATTTCAGTTTATCTTTTCCTATTTTACTGGACGAAAGCATCGAAGTTGCCGGCCTTTACAACATTCAGCCTATTCCCACCTCTTACTTTGTCGATTCGGAAGGTAAAATCCACAGTGCTTCCTTCGGACCGATGAATCATGAAATGATCCGGGAACGGTTTAATCAGATGAATTAG
- a CDS encoding cytochrome c biogenesis CcdA family protein, translated as MEEFTNITIWAAFAAGFISFISPCTLPLFPAYLSYITGVSVKEIEARQDFRLRRKLLTHSFFFLLGASSIFFALGISATYFGQFLQELIFGQTGDLIQRLAGIFIIFMGLVVAGVIQSRFLMKEKRLAVIKKPAGYAGTTFVGVGFAAGWTPCIGPIFASVLLLAASQPALGLAYTAAYIAGFTIPFFVLTFFIGSAKWIVKYSSPIMKGGGALMVLMGVLLFTGQLTEISIFILRLIEGTPFENLG; from the coding sequence ATGGAAGAATTCACGAACATTACAATTTGGGCAGCCTTTGCCGCGGGCTTCATTTCCTTTATATCTCCCTGCACCCTCCCCTTGTTTCCAGCTTATCTATCGTATATCACCGGGGTCAGTGTAAAAGAAATTGAAGCACGACAAGACTTCAGGCTTCGCCGCAAGCTTCTGACGCACAGCTTTTTTTTCCTTCTCGGTGCTTCATCTATTTTTTTTGCACTGGGAATAAGCGCTACTTACTTCGGCCAATTCCTGCAGGAACTGATTTTCGGGCAGACTGGTGATCTTATTCAAAGGCTGGCAGGTATTTTTATAATCTTTATGGGTCTGGTTGTTGCAGGTGTGATTCAAAGCCGCTTTCTTATGAAGGAAAAACGTCTGGCTGTAATCAAAAAACCTGCGGGCTATGCAGGTACGACATTCGTTGGCGTTGGTTTTGCAGCAGGCTGGACCCCCTGCATTGGTCCGATTTTTGCTTCTGTTCTGCTCCTTGCTGCAAGCCAGCCTGCTCTTGGCCTGGCCTATACAGCCGCATACATTGCCGGATTTACCATCCCTTTTTTTGTGCTCACCTTTTTCATTGGGTCGGCAAAGTGGATCGTTAAATACAGTTCACCAATAATGAAAGGCGGAGGAGCTTTAATGGTGCTAATGGGCGTACTGCTTTTTACCGGTCAACTTACGGAAATCTCCATTTTTATTCTCCGGCTTATCGAAGGAACACCTTTTGAGAACCTTGGCTAA
- a CDS encoding DsrE/DsrF/DrsH-like family protein: protein MENNPKNNATMVVFDGDLDKAMASFIIATGAAAMGKQVTMFFTFWGLNVLRKDEAVNVKNKNFLEKMFGRMMPRGPEKLGLSKMNFGGAGSKLMKKMMKQHNVTTLPELIELAQEMDVKLVACTMSMDVMGLQKEELIDGLEYAGVASYLSEAEDSNINLFI from the coding sequence ATGGAAAACAATCCTAAAAACAATGCAACAATGGTCGTTTTTGATGGAGATCTCGATAAGGCAATGGCGAGTTTCATCATTGCCACAGGAGCAGCGGCAATGGGGAAACAGGTAACAATGTTCTTTACATTCTGGGGGCTGAATGTTCTTAGAAAAGACGAAGCCGTGAACGTGAAAAACAAAAACTTCCTTGAGAAGATGTTTGGCAGAATGATGCCGCGGGGTCCGGAAAAACTCGGTCTTTCCAAAATGAACTTCGGAGGCGCAGGTTCGAAGCTGATGAAGAAAATGATGAAACAGCATAACGTAACCACGCTTCCAGAACTAATTGAACTGGCTCAGGAAATGGATGTAAAACTTGTCGCGTGTACCATGTCGATGGACGTGATGGGCCTTCAGAAAGAAGAGCTGATCGACGGTCTTGAATATGCCGGGGTCGCGTCTTACCTGTCTGAAGCGGAAGATTCCAACATTAACCTGTTTATCTAA
- a CDS encoding metal-sensitive transcriptional regulator, whose product MEYSKEMKNRIKRAEGQIRGVLQMMEEEKDCKSIITQMAAVRSAVDRATAYVVAKNLETCLQEETDTDGEREVLIEEAVKMLVRSR is encoded by the coding sequence ATGGAATATTCAAAAGAAATGAAGAACCGGATCAAAAGAGCGGAAGGGCAGATCCGCGGTGTGCTTCAAATGATGGAAGAAGAAAAAGACTGTAAATCCATTATTACTCAGATGGCTGCTGTCCGTTCTGCGGTCGATCGCGCTACGGCCTATGTGGTGGCTAAAAACCTTGAAACCTGTCTCCAGGAAGAAACTGATACAGATGGAGAGCGCGAGGTTTTAATTGAAGAAGCGGTAAAAATGCTTGTGCGGAGCCGCTAG
- a CDS encoding sulfurtransferase TusA family protein has translation MIKADHILDAKGLACPMPIVKTKKEIDQLTPGAVLEIQATDKGSLADMKGWAKNTGHEYLGTKEEGDVLVHYIRKANPDEVKEDNGFEPEITNDELESAVNSGDSYTLVDVREPAEYAFNRIPGAVSIPLGELEKRTSELDKNERIFVICRTGNRSGMAARVLKEEGFGNVSNVKPGMSEWTGKTETDQ, from the coding sequence ATGATTAAAGCAGATCACATTCTTGATGCAAAAGGACTTGCGTGTCCAATGCCGATTGTAAAGACGAAAAAAGAAATTGACCAGTTGACACCTGGAGCCGTTCTGGAAATTCAGGCAACCGATAAAGGGTCCCTTGCAGATATGAAGGGATGGGCGAAAAACACAGGACATGAATACCTCGGCACAAAAGAAGAGGGGGACGTGCTCGTTCACTATATTCGTAAAGCCAATCCTGATGAAGTCAAAGAAGATAATGGTTTTGAACCGGAAATCACAAATGATGAACTTGAAAGTGCCGTAAACAGCGGGGACTCCTATACGCTCGTGGATGTAAGAGAGCCTGCAGAGTATGCCTTTAACAGAATTCCCGGGGCTGTTTCCATCCCTCTTGGAGAGCTGGAAAAAAGAACCTCGGAACTGGACAAAAATGAGCGGATCTTTGTGATCTGCCGCACCGGTAACCGCAGCGGCATGGCTGCCCGCGTTCTTAAAGAAGAAGGATTCGGAAATGTCTCAAATGTTAAGCCGGGAATGAGCGAGTGGACAGGAAAGACAGAAACCGACCAGTAA
- a CDS encoding MBL fold metallo-hydrolase — protein MSLKPMSAKELTSYVIDRDKEVFVLDVRAKEAFDDWKIEGEGVSILNRPYFDLMDGVEEILEELPQDMPVVVVCAKEKSSIFVGEMIAEATGQELFYLSGGMRAWSEHLEPVKIGDLEDGGELYQFVRIGKGCLSYMIVSDGEAALIDSSRMTEPYENFVKEKGLKLTHVIDTHLHADHISGGRKLRDMTGASYWLPPKDAEKVTFHYEALEDGRDITVGQTKVAIHPVYSPGHTIGSTSMVIDDQYLISGDILFIDSIGRPDLAGKAEDWVADLRDSLYRVYAELSDDLYVLPAHYAKHSEMDQYGRVTEKLGVLFEKNSGLNIQDEENFRKTVSENLPPQPNAYQEIRQTNMGKIAPSEEEQADMETGPNRCAVS, from the coding sequence ATGAGTCTTAAACCAATGTCGGCAAAAGAACTAACCAGTTATGTGATTGACCGTGATAAAGAAGTATTTGTTCTCGATGTGCGTGCAAAAGAAGCTTTTGATGATTGGAAGATCGAAGGAGAAGGAGTAAGCATTCTGAACCGCCCTTACTTTGACCTGATGGACGGTGTAGAGGAGATTCTGGAGGAACTGCCTCAGGATATGCCTGTCGTCGTCGTATGTGCCAAAGAGAAATCCTCGATCTTTGTAGGGGAAATGATCGCTGAGGCAACAGGTCAAGAGCTGTTTTACCTTTCCGGCGGCATGCGGGCATGGAGTGAGCACCTTGAGCCGGTTAAAATCGGTGACCTGGAAGATGGAGGAGAACTTTACCAGTTTGTCCGGATCGGTAAAGGCTGCCTTTCCTATATGATTGTATCTGACGGGGAAGCAGCACTTATTGATTCCAGCAGGATGACAGAGCCTTACGAAAACTTCGTAAAGGAAAAAGGCCTCAAGCTGACCCATGTCATTGATACTCACCTCCATGCCGATCATATTTCCGGCGGACGGAAACTCCGTGATATGACAGGTGCTTCCTACTGGCTGCCGCCGAAAGACGCGGAAAAAGTTACGTTCCACTATGAAGCCCTTGAAGACGGCCGTGATATTACAGTAGGACAGACGAAAGTAGCCATTCACCCCGTATACTCTCCGGGCCATACGATCGGAAGTACGTCCATGGTGATTGATGATCAGTATTTGATTTCAGGTGACATTCTGTTTATCGATTCAATCGGACGTCCGGATCTTGCCGGAAAAGCGGAAGACTGGGTCGCTGATCTCCGTGATTCGCTGTATCGTGTTTATGCGGAACTCAGTGATGATCTGTATGTTCTGCCTGCCCACTATGCAAAGCACAGTGAAATGGACCAATACGGCCGCGTGACTGAAAAGCTTGGTGTGCTCTTTGAAAAAAACAGCGGCTTAAATATTCAGGACGAAGAAAATTTCCGTAAAACGGTCTCGGAAAATCTTCCGCCGCAACCGAACGCGTATCAGGAAATTCGTCAGACGAATATGGGGAAAATCGCTCCGTCAGAAGAAGAACAGGCAGATATGGAAACAGGACCTAACCGCTGCGCAGTCAGCTAA
- a CDS encoding sulfurtransferase TusA family protein codes for MDSTKVLDVKGLACPMPVVKVKKEMDTLNEGDILEVHVTDKGAKADLPAWGKSSGHELLQNTEEDGVLKFWFKKS; via the coding sequence ATGGATTCAACTAAAGTACTCGACGTTAAAGGGCTTGCATGCCCAATGCCTGTAGTAAAGGTGAAAAAGGAAATGGATACCCTTAATGAAGGTGACATCCTGGAAGTGCACGTAACCGATAAAGGTGCCAAAGCAGATCTTCCTGCATGGGGAAAATCCTCAGGTCATGAACTTCTTCAAAACACTGAAGAGGACGGGGTTTTGAAATTCTGGTTTAAAAAATCCTGA
- a CDS encoding SulP family inorganic anion transporter, protein MGNWFPLFNQLKNNYNLRTDLKGDLNAGLIVAIMLIPQGMAYAMLAGLPPVMGLYASTVPLILYALLGTSRQLAVGPVAMVSLLVFTGVSGLAEPGSPEYISYVILLAVMTGVLQLTMGLLRIGTITKFISHAVISGFTSAAAIIIGLSQLKHLLGTDLGDSKNVFIILYQAFMQAGNIHLTTLLIGVLAIVMLVVLKKYVPQIPGPLAVVVLSILFVWGAGLDNKGVSIVGDIPAGLPSFSIPLLDLSVMQTLLPVAVTIAIIGFVESYAMAKVIAGKERYPIGPDQELRALGISNAGAGLFSGFPVTGGFSRSAVNYSAGAKSGLATIINAVFIVLTLLFFTSWFYYLPQAVLASIIFVAVYALIDFREFRHLWKIKRIDGAVFLITFTATLVIGIEAGIAIGILFSLLTFIYRSGSPHMARLGWVEEIGAYRNLERFPEAVTDKSTLMVRIDAPVYFANMGYIEERLRRFILEEKSVDTIIFDFSGVNDMDAVAIDQLERWIDDQMEEGMDIYVTEVKGPVRDLLKKAGWNRKYSGIFAAHTLDQTVKVLREEKKGLLGGGEG, encoded by the coding sequence ATGGGAAACTGGTTTCCTTTATTTAACCAGCTGAAAAACAACTATAATTTACGAACGGATCTCAAAGGAGACTTAAATGCCGGTCTGATCGTAGCAATCATGCTGATTCCTCAGGGAATGGCGTACGCCATGCTCGCCGGGCTTCCACCGGTTATGGGACTTTATGCTTCAACGGTGCCTCTGATCCTGTACGCTCTGCTCGGCACTTCCCGCCAGCTTGCAGTCGGTCCTGTAGCGATGGTGTCACTTCTTGTATTCACTGGTGTTTCCGGACTTGCTGAACCTGGCTCTCCTGAGTATATTTCCTACGTTATTCTTCTCGCAGTGATGACGGGGGTCCTTCAGCTGACAATGGGGCTGTTGCGGATTGGAACGATTACAAAATTCATATCACATGCCGTTATCAGCGGCTTTACATCTGCTGCCGCTATTATCATCGGGCTGAGTCAGCTGAAGCATCTTCTTGGCACAGATCTTGGGGATTCGAAAAATGTTTTTATTATTCTCTATCAGGCATTCATGCAGGCAGGAAATATTCACCTGACCACTTTGTTAATCGGGGTTTTGGCTATTGTCATGCTCGTCGTTCTAAAGAAGTATGTACCTCAAATTCCAGGCCCGCTTGCTGTGGTTGTTTTATCAATCCTGTTTGTCTGGGGTGCCGGACTGGATAATAAGGGTGTAAGCATTGTGGGAGACATTCCGGCGGGGCTGCCCTCATTTTCGATCCCGCTTCTTGATCTGAGTGTCATGCAGACCTTGCTGCCTGTAGCTGTTACAATTGCCATTATTGGTTTCGTTGAATCTTACGCCATGGCAAAGGTCATCGCAGGAAAAGAACGCTATCCAATCGGACCGGATCAGGAACTGAGGGCGCTCGGCATTTCGAATGCCGGTGCGGGATTGTTTTCCGGATTTCCAGTTACAGGTGGTTTTTCCCGGTCCGCTGTAAACTATTCGGCAGGAGCTAAATCCGGGCTTGCAACGATTATTAATGCAGTCTTTATCGTTCTGACACTGTTATTTTTCACTTCCTGGTTTTACTATCTCCCTCAGGCTGTACTTGCGTCCATTATTTTCGTTGCGGTTTATGCCCTGATTGATTTCAGGGAGTTTCGCCACCTGTGGAAGATTAAGCGGATTGACGGTGCCGTATTTCTGATTACCTTTACTGCTACTCTGGTGATTGGAATAGAGGCGGGTATTGCGATCGGTATTCTATTTTCCCTTCTTACGTTTATTTACAGAAGCGGCAGTCCGCATATGGCCCGCCTCGGCTGGGTGGAGGAGATTGGTGCGTACCGTAACCTTGAGCGATTCCCGGAGGCCGTAACTGATAAGAGTACGCTGATGGTACGCATTGATGCTCCGGTTTACTTTGCAAATATGGGGTATATAGAGGAAAGGCTCCGAAGATTTATACTGGAGGAAAAGAGTGTGGACACCATTATCTTTGATTTTTCCGGTGTAAACGATATGGATGCAGTTGCTATTGACCAGCTGGAGCGCTGGATTGACGATCAGATGGAAGAGGGAATGGACATCTACGTGACTGAGGTGAAAGGACCTGTACGGGATCTACTGAAAAAAGCAGGCTGGAACCGCAAATACAGCGGGATATTTGCTGCTCACACGCTCGATCAGACTGTTAAAGTGTTAAGAGAAGAAAAAAAAGGTCTACTTGGAGGCGGGGAAGGATGA
- the nfsA gene encoding oxygen-insensitive NADPH nitroreductase, translated as MNTTIETLLAHRSVRHFTEEKLTDEQIETIVACAQMASTSSFIQAYSIIGVKNPDTKARLAQLAGNQPYVEANGHFFVFCADLHRHETAGEMEQTNVSPSLESTEKFLVAAVDAALAAQNASIAAESMGLGICYIGGLRNNIEEVGEVLGLPDRVVPLFGLAVGEPAQETAVKPRLPLSNVYHQEKYEKNHDLFKKGLDEYNSTISAYYSGRTGGKRTDRWTEQMSGMLKEPKRMHMKPYLEKKGFMKS; from the coding sequence TTGAACACGACGATTGAGACTCTTCTTGCCCACCGGTCGGTGCGGCACTTTACCGAAGAAAAACTTACAGACGAGCAGATCGAAACGATTGTGGCGTGTGCCCAAATGGCTTCAACATCAAGCTTTATCCAGGCTTATTCCATTATCGGTGTTAAAAATCCCGATACAAAAGCCCGCCTTGCACAGCTTGCAGGTAATCAGCCGTATGTGGAGGCAAACGGTCACTTTTTTGTGTTCTGTGCTGATCTGCACCGTCATGAAACAGCAGGGGAAATGGAACAGACGAATGTGAGCCCGTCTCTTGAAAGCACGGAGAAATTTCTCGTTGCCGCGGTGGATGCTGCTTTAGCCGCACAGAATGCGTCAATTGCTGCGGAATCTATGGGACTGGGCATCTGTTACATCGGCGGCCTGCGCAATAATATTGAAGAAGTAGGGGAAGTGCTTGGTCTTCCGGACCGGGTCGTCCCACTCTTCGGTCTTGCGGTCGGTGAGCCAGCACAAGAGACTGCTGTAAAACCACGGCTTCCCCTTTCAAACGTGTATCACCAGGAGAAGTATGAGAAGAACCATGATTTGTTTAAGAAAGGCCTTGATGAATACAATTCCACTATTTCCGCCTATTACAGCGGCAGGACCGGCGGAAAGCGCACTGACCGCTGGACTGAGCAGATGAGCGGTATGCTGAAGGAGCCGAAACGGATGCACATGAAGCCTTATCTCGAGAAAAAAGGTTTTATGAAAAGCTAG
- a CDS encoding cation diffusion facilitator family transporter: protein MLKSKEDRLLFLSVVGALLFSIIGLVWGFAANSRMILFDGVYSLISVALSLMTFMAAQFIKKRDDRRFPYGKLMIEPIVIFIKYGIIALLVLFAAVFAVSDIAAGGRDVTLGSALAYSLLSTAACFSYVYYIQVKNRQAMTNFVKAEMNQWLMDGYLSLGVFAGFLIALVLNGSRFAYAVPFVDPVLVLIVSVLFLRVPLLYMHQSLKEIIGMAYTDETAGKVKAVVRKTENRYGMKESFTRITKAGSGVYIDIDFVISPTSSAADVRSQDQLREELYLELTALHDEPWLTITFTTDRKWAL, encoded by the coding sequence ATGCTTAAATCAAAAGAAGACCGTCTGTTGTTCTTATCTGTAGTCGGTGCCCTTCTTTTTTCCATTATCGGTCTTGTATGGGGCTTTGCAGCAAATTCCCGGATGATATTATTTGACGGGGTTTATTCCCTGATCAGCGTTGCCCTGTCACTGATGACGTTTATGGCGGCACAATTCATCAAGAAACGGGATGACCGGCGTTTCCCATACGGGAAACTGATGATAGAACCCATTGTCATTTTTATTAAGTACGGTATTATCGCTTTACTCGTTCTCTTTGCTGCTGTGTTTGCTGTGTCAGATATCGCAGCCGGAGGCAGAGATGTGACGCTCGGCTCAGCACTTGCCTACTCGCTGCTGTCAACGGCCGCCTGTTTTTCTTATGTATACTATATACAGGTTAAAAACAGACAGGCCATGACCAATTTTGTAAAAGCCGAAATGAATCAGTGGCTCATGGACGGCTACCTCAGCCTCGGTGTTTTTGCCGGGTTTCTGATTGCCCTTGTGCTGAACGGTTCACGCTTTGCCTATGCCGTTCCGTTTGTGGATCCGGTTCTCGTTCTGATAGTTTCTGTCCTTTTCCTCCGGGTTCCTCTGTTGTACATGCATCAGAGTCTCAAGGAAATCATCGGCATGGCCTATACAGATGAAACGGCAGGAAAAGTGAAAGCTGTTGTCCGTAAAACCGAAAACCGGTACGGGATGAAGGAGTCTTTTACGCGAATTACGAAGGCAGGAAGCGGCGTTTACATTGACATTGATTTTGTGATCTCCCCGACTTCTTCTGCTGCAGATGTTAGAAGTCAGGACCAGCTTCGTGAAGAACTCTATCTTGAACTCACGGCTCTTCATGATGAGCCGTGGCTAACCATCACCTTTACAACAGACCGCAAGTGGGCACTTTAG
- a CDS encoding TetR family transcriptional regulator, with translation MERKDGKYNQILDAAMKVLSEGGFEKTPVSRIVKEAGVAQGTFYLYFSSKSEVVPAIAERIFNEQMAAISESDRNSATFADTLKVMIVETFRITRRYRNVIIFCYSGMAFYQSFDRWEKIYRPYYNWVQERLDAALERGECSPVIDSESQVKMMISTIENTAENYFFSHSDSSDKTVEDLKKNVFAFLNKTI, from the coding sequence GTGGAGAGAAAAGACGGCAAATATAATCAGATACTGGATGCTGCCATGAAGGTTCTTTCGGAAGGTGGATTTGAAAAAACGCCTGTTTCAAGAATTGTAAAAGAAGCTGGTGTGGCACAGGGCACATTCTATTTATATTTTTCATCAAAAAGTGAAGTGGTTCCTGCCATTGCCGAACGCATTTTCAATGAACAGATGGCTGCTATTTCCGAAAGTGACAGGAACTCTGCCACTTTTGCGGATACACTCAAAGTTATGATTGTTGAAACATTCAGGATTACCAGACGGTACAGAAACGTGATCATTTTCTGCTACTCCGGTATGGCATTTTATCAGTCTTTTGACCGCTGGGAAAAAATATACAGGCCCTATTATAACTGGGTGCAGGAACGTCTGGACGCGGCGCTTGAACGCGGTGAATGTTCACCTGTTATTGATTCAGAGAGTCAGGTTAAGATGATGATCAGCACGATTGAGAATACAGCAGAAAACTACTTCTTCTCCCATTCAGACAGCAGTGATAAAACAGTGGAGGATCTGAAGAAGAACGTGTTTGCTTTTTTAAACAAAACAATTTAG
- a CDS encoding YppG family protein, whose product MYQDHSRWQTHPQYFQQSSNLQQSWPSYSQQLSFNGYYPQQSWQPQSYPQQAGYQGGYQQGGYHGGLNQPYEGYYPGYYPGQQQKNGGLLAAFQTKDGKFDYNKAFVTVDQVMKTASQIGPLFKQVGSFFTMLSP is encoded by the coding sequence ATGTATCAGGACCATTCAAGATGGCAGACACACCCTCAGTATTTTCAGCAATCATCAAACCTCCAGCAGAGCTGGCCATCTTACTCCCAGCAGCTTTCATTCAACGGCTACTATCCACAGCAGAGCTGGCAGCCTCAATCTTATCCGCAGCAGGCCGGATATCAAGGTGGATACCAGCAGGGCGGTTACCATGGTGGATTGAACCAGCCATACGAGGGGTATTACCCCGGCTATTATCCCGGTCAGCAGCAGAAAAATGGCGGACTGCTCGCTGCCTTTCAGACAAAAGACGGGAAGTTTGATTACAACAAGGCATTCGTAACTGTTGATCAGGTTATGAAGACAGCCAGCCAGATCGGCCCCTTATTTAAACAGGTAGGCAGTTTTTTTACGATGCTTTCACCGTAA
- a CDS encoding Hsp20/alpha crystallin family protein: MKEPNKNQNVPKPIHEQPFGDILSSLDGFFHETMEKISIPRSIQVYEYETKKEYIIEAELPGIRKSQVSLDVYHNYIRISVNSRQEAEARDDKNGFWSRSRQFQRAERTITLPFYVDEKEVKAALKDGLLVIRIPYRRKRIQVE; the protein is encoded by the coding sequence ATGAAGGAACCCAATAAAAATCAGAACGTACCCAAACCTATTCATGAACAGCCATTTGGCGATATTTTAAGTTCACTTGACGGCTTTTTTCACGAAACAATGGAAAAAATCAGCATCCCCCGGTCCATTCAGGTATACGAGTATGAGACAAAAAAAGAGTACATTATTGAGGCAGAGCTGCCAGGAATCAGAAAAAGCCAGGTTTCACTTGATGTGTATCACAACTACATCCGAATTTCAGTCAACAGCCGTCAGGAAGCAGAAGCAAGGGATGACAAAAACGGCTTCTGGTCAAGAAGCCGGCAGTTTCAGCGGGCGGAACGTACGATTACGCTTCCTTTTTATGTTGATGAAAAAGAAGTCAAAGCTGCTCTTAAAGACGGTCTTCTTGTAATCCGCATCCCTTACCGGCGCAAGCGGATTCAGGTTGAATAA
- a CDS encoding PH domain-containing protein encodes MIYDIHKARWVYFLIWVGLLVQILLVVFLPDPIERLIVGVVLLVDLPLLLFVLAVFHRGYHMIEGKTLTVYYGFVKWVIPLDQVKSARVVQKKWYSNIWPPAFKTRQVELTYGIYGKLEITAPDKEDEFIKAVLKHHRNQTASM; translated from the coding sequence ATGATTTATGACATACATAAAGCAAGATGGGTTTACTTTCTTATCTGGGTTGGACTGCTGGTACAGATTCTATTGGTCGTTTTTCTTCCTGATCCAATCGAACGTCTGATTGTTGGAGTTGTCCTGCTTGTGGATCTGCCCTTACTTCTTTTTGTCCTCGCTGTGTTTCACCGCGGATATCATATGATTGAAGGAAAGACGCTCACTGTTTATTACGGTTTTGTAAAATGGGTGATACCCCTTGATCAGGTCAAAAGTGCAAGAGTTGTCCAGAAAAAATGGTACAGCAATATATGGCCGCCTGCATTTAAAACGAGGCAGGTGGAGTTAACCTACGGCATATATGGAAAACTTGAAATCACCGCTCCTGATAAAGAAGATGAGTTTATCAAAGCTGTTTTGAAGCATCACAGGAATCAGACTGCAAGCATGTAA